A portion of the bacterium genome contains these proteins:
- the rnk gene encoding nucleoside diphosphate kinase regulator, giving the protein MKPRKIFITAFDKKRLDGLIAAAKGPDAEDREHLTELEGELKRANVVESDEIPSDVVTMNSKVLFRDIDSKEELTYTLVFPWDADVDAGAISIFAPVGTALLGYCEGSTVTWRVPSGKRRLKIVKVLYQPEAAGDFHR; this is encoded by the coding sequence ATGAAGCCCAGAAAGATCTTCATCACCGCGTTCGACAAGAAGCGCCTGGATGGCTTGATTGCTGCGGCGAAAGGGCCGGATGCCGAGGACCGCGAGCATCTGACGGAACTCGAGGGGGAACTGAAACGGGCGAACGTGGTGGAATCGGATGAGATTCCGTCGGACGTCGTCACCATGAATTCCAAGGTCCTCTTTCGCGACATCGACTCGAAAGAGGAGTTGACCTACACCCTGGTTTTCCCGTGGGATGCGGACGTCGACGCCGGTGCGATCAGCATTTTCGCTCCGGTGGGAACGGCCCTGCTCGGCTACTGCGAAGGCAGCACTGTCACGTGGAGGGTGCCGTCGGGAAAGAGGCGCCTCAAGATCGTCAAGGTACTCTACCAGCCTGAAGCCGCAGGTGATTTTCATCGTTGA
- a CDS encoding TetR/AcrR family transcriptional regulator, whose amino-acid sequence MSDDKDGGSQSRDPEATRDALLSAGLECFAAKGFTGCTTQEIARIAGVNKALISYHFGGKQGLLDALHAQVFERLGPGIARLPDTDSDATRNLRDYIRAFAGLADLNPDYPVMLLRGLIAGETDPEGGFANRLMESNRVLRTILLQGIEEGHFRSVDPMLTQASILGSLLFFFSTAVTRRRLASSGKIASPPPQPLHFVQHLEELIVRGIAAT is encoded by the coding sequence ATGAGCGACGACAAGGACGGCGGAAGCCAATCCAGGGATCCTGAAGCGACCCGTGACGCACTTCTGTCGGCCGGGTTGGAATGCTTTGCCGCAAAGGGTTTTACCGGCTGCACGACGCAGGAGATCGCCCGAATCGCCGGGGTGAACAAGGCGCTGATCAGCTATCACTTCGGGGGTAAGCAAGGACTCCTCGACGCCCTCCACGCCCAGGTTTTCGAGCGCCTGGGCCCCGGCATCGCTCGACTACCGGATACCGACAGCGATGCCACCCGGAACCTGAGGGATTATATCAGAGCCTTCGCGGGACTCGCGGACCTGAACCCCGATTATCCCGTCATGCTCCTGCGTGGATTGATCGCCGGTGAAACGGATCCGGAAGGAGGTTTTGCGAATCGCCTCATGGAATCGAACCGCGTCCTGAGGACGATCCTGCTCCAGGGAATCGAGGAGGGTCACTTCCGTTCGGTGGACCCCATGTTGACCCAGGCGAGCATCCTGGGCAGCCTTCTGTTCTTCTTTTCGACCGCCGTCACTCGACGGCGCCTCGCGTCCTCGGGCAAGATCGCTTCACCCCCTCCCCAACCCCTTCATTTCGTTCAACATCTGGAGGAACTGATCGTCAGGGGAATCGCTGCAACATGA